The proteins below are encoded in one region of Leptotrichia sp. oral taxon 218:
- a CDS encoding DUF448 domain-containing protein, whose translation MPTRMCVCCRRKGEKDSFFRVAQKDKKYVFDKEMKIQARGFYVCKTKECIEKLSKNKKYDIEIQYLVKMLENIEKNNIIDILKPMKNSKFFAFGIDENINYIKKEKVKLVVIPRDINKKYIEEFLRLQEKYSINIIFIEKKEEFIKLFMRDVNVVGIFDKKVIKGILKKL comes from the coding sequence ATGCCAACTAGAATGTGTGTCTGCTGTCGAAGAAAAGGAGAAAAAGATTCTTTTTTCAGAGTGGCACAAAAAGATAAGAAATATGTTTTTGATAAAGAAATGAAAATTCAGGCTCGTGGATTTTATGTCTGTAAGACGAAAGAATGTATTGAAAAATTGTCAAAAAATAAAAAATATGATATTGAAATTCAATATTTGGTAAAAATGTTGGAAAATATAGAAAAAAATAATATAATTGATATTTTAAAACCGATGAAAAATTCGAAATTTTTTGCTTTTGGAATTGATGAAAATATTAATTATATAAAAAAAGAAAAAGTGAAATTAGTTGTAATTCCTCGTGATATAAATAAAAAATATATCGAAGAATTTTTACGGTTACAGGAAAAATATTCTATAAATATTATTTTTATTGAAAAAAAAGAAGAGTTTATCAAACTTTTCATGCGAGATGTGAATGTCGTTGGAATTTTTGATAAAAAGGTGATAAAAGGAATACTTAAAAAATTATAA
- a CDS encoding M13 family metallopeptidase, whose product MKKIFVIWAVLIAASSVFAEENTNAGNVAKTNNLEKQNGVTKKASTKKSGFWDFYEQQQAKLLKPNDRELFSELDKSVRPQDDFYKYVNNKWDKSTVIPKAKSSWGSFVEVSEKNQDFLKNLIKELEEKKVSNNTNEQKILTLYKSFSDMKRRDELGISPIKNSLEKIDAIKDIQDLQKYNIENTRQGNNEFYGWGLGTDLNNAKNYAIYLGDASLGLSVDYYQKDTAENRKILSEYTNYVSDMLKFLGEKDTLQKAQKIVQFEKDMASTMLKVEDYHDVKKYNNPRSVKDLANITKNIDLADYLKKVGVNTDKVIISELNYYQNLDRFLKDENIDLIKDYMKFQLINGSTAYLTDEIGKRSFEFYGRYLNGQKERETLEKRALYFTDGTLGEMVGQIYVKRNFTPEAKKDTKEMVEYIRKALKNRISKLSWMSDTTKKKAQEKLAKITVKIGYPDKWKDYSTLVFKDDDTLYDLVEKMNDWGYKDTLKKVGKPVDKTEWGMSANTVNAYYSPTGNEIVFPAGILQPPFYDAKNSEAAANFGAIGTVIAHEITHGFDVSGASYDGDGNVRNWWTNEDRAKFDAISKKLADEFSSYTVVDNTRVNGEFTLTENIADLGGVNIAYDALQLYLKDHPNSTKAYDDTISKLFFLSYARMWRQKSTPEYLKNSTKTDSHSPNFLRVNAILKNVDAFEKTFEVKEGDKMYKAPADRIKIW is encoded by the coding sequence ATGAAGAAAATATTTGTGATTTGGGCAGTTTTAATAGCTGCTAGCAGTGTTTTTGCTGAAGAAAATACAAATGCGGGAAATGTTGCGAAAACAAATAACTTGGAAAAACAAAATGGAGTGACTAAAAAAGCAAGCACAAAAAAATCAGGATTTTGGGACTTTTATGAGCAGCAACAGGCGAAGTTGTTGAAACCAAATGATAGAGAATTGTTTAGTGAGCTGGATAAAAGCGTTAGACCACAAGATGACTTTTACAAATATGTAAATAACAAATGGGATAAAAGTACAGTAATCCCAAAAGCAAAATCTTCTTGGGGTTCATTTGTTGAAGTTAGCGAAAAGAATCAGGATTTTTTGAAAAATTTGATTAAAGAATTGGAAGAAAAAAAAGTAAGCAATAATACAAATGAACAGAAAATTTTAACTTTGTATAAAAGTTTTTCGGATATGAAAAGAAGAGATGAACTTGGAATTTCGCCAATTAAAAATAGTTTAGAGAAAATTGACGCAATTAAAGATATACAAGATTTGCAAAAATATAATATTGAAAATACAAGACAGGGAAATAATGAGTTTTATGGCTGGGGACTTGGAACGGATTTGAATAACGCCAAAAACTATGCTATATATTTGGGAGATGCAAGTTTAGGATTATCAGTGGATTATTATCAAAAGGATACTGCTGAAAATAGAAAGATTTTGTCAGAATATACGAACTATGTTAGCGATATGTTAAAATTTTTAGGAGAAAAAGATACTTTGCAAAAAGCGCAAAAAATTGTGCAATTTGAAAAAGATATGGCTAGTACGATGTTGAAAGTTGAAGATTATCACGATGTTAAAAAGTATAATAATCCTAGAAGCGTGAAAGATTTGGCAAATATTACGAAAAATATAGATTTGGCGGATTATCTTAAGAAAGTTGGTGTAAATACTGATAAAGTGATTATTAGTGAACTAAATTACTATCAAAATCTGGACAGATTTTTGAAAGATGAAAATATTGACTTGATTAAAGATTATATGAAATTTCAATTGATTAATGGATCGACAGCATATCTTACTGATGAAATTGGAAAAAGAAGTTTTGAATTTTACGGAAGATATTTGAATGGTCAAAAAGAGAGAGAAACGCTGGAAAAAAGAGCACTGTACTTTACAGATGGCACACTTGGAGAAATGGTTGGACAGATTTATGTTAAAAGAAACTTTACGCCTGAAGCTAAGAAAGATACGAAAGAAATGGTTGAATATATAAGAAAAGCACTTAAAAATAGAATTTCTAAACTTTCTTGGATGAGTGATACAACTAAGAAAAAAGCGCAGGAAAAATTGGCGAAAATAACTGTTAAAATTGGTTATCCAGATAAATGGAAAGATTATAGCACATTGGTTTTCAAAGATGATGATACTCTTTATGATTTAGTTGAAAAAATGAATGACTGGGGATATAAAGATACTCTTAAAAAAGTTGGAAAACCTGTGGATAAAACTGAGTGGGGAATGTCTGCAAATACAGTAAATGCTTATTATTCGCCAACTGGAAATGAAATAGTATTTCCAGCAGGAATACTTCAACCGCCATTTTATGACGCCAAAAACTCTGAAGCTGCCGCAAATTTTGGAGCGATTGGAACTGTGATTGCACATGAAATAACACATGGATTTGATGTTTCTGGAGCTTCTTATGATGGAGATGGAAATGTGAGAAACTGGTGGACTAATGAAGATAGAGCAAAATTTGATGCTATTTCTAAAAAATTGGCGGACGAATTTTCAAGCTATACGGTAGTTGATAATACAAGAGTGAATGGAGAATTTACATTGACTGAAAATATTGCCGATTTAGGTGGAGTAAATATCGCTTATGACGCACTGCAGCTTTATTTGAAAGATCATCCGAATTCGACAAAGGCTTATGATGATACGATAAGTAAACTGTTCTTTTTGAGCTATGCGAGAATGTGGCGACAAAAATCAACACCTGAATATTTAAAAAATAGTACGAAAACAGATTCTCATTCGCCAAATTTCCTAAGAGTAAATGCAATTTTAAAAAATGTTGATGCTTTTGAGAAAACATTTGAAGTGAAAGAAGGAGATAAGATGTATAAAGCTCCTGCTGATAGAATTAAAATTTGGTAA
- the rimP gene encoding ribosome maturation factor RimP, whose translation MEQILNEFEKKIELHLKEMNLELADVEYVRDGGYNYLRVYVEKEEGVTTLDDCIDFSRKIDGIADELIDEKFFLEVSTPGIERKLKKEKDFVRFTGEKINVHTKSNIEGTKKFIGKLEKFENNTIFISDVKLEKIVQIPLEKLKKANLVYEIPNGILDSEED comes from the coding sequence ATGGAACAAATTTTGAATGAATTTGAAAAGAAAATCGAATTGCATTTGAAAGAAATGAATTTAGAACTGGCGGATGTTGAATATGTGCGAGATGGTGGATACAATTATTTAAGAGTTTATGTGGAAAAGGAAGAAGGTGTGACGACACTTGATGATTGTATCGACTTTAGCAGAAAAATTGATGGAATTGCCGACGAACTTATAGATGAGAAGTTTTTTCTGGAAGTTTCAACTCCGGGAATTGAGCGTAAACTTAAAAAAGAAAAGGATTTTGTACGATTTACTGGAGAAAAAATTAATGTTCATACGAAAAGCAATATAGAAGGAACTAAGAAATTTATTGGGAAATTAGAAAAATTTGAAAATAATACAATTTTTATTTCTGATGTGAAGTTGGAAAAAATAGTTCAGATTCCGCTGGAAAAATTGAAAAAGGCGAATTTGGTTTATGAAATACCTAACGGAATATTGGATAGCGAGGAGGATTAG
- the nusA gene encoding transcription termination factor NusA: protein MKGKDQKIFLEALDELEKEKGILKEELFETIETALLAAYKKNYGERDNVKVTINRNSGDVKVFSQKKIVEVVENPDDEISLEDAVSLKKRSKLGDILDLEINAENFKRNAIQNAKQIVVQKVRECEKRNIFNRFKEIENTIVPANVRKTDEKGNLYVDINGLEAIIPAKELSASDSFKQGDRIKVFVGEVEENTKFTKTFISRKSEELLRGLLKLEIPEIEEGIIEIKNIAREAGSRAKVAVYSNDENLDVKGACIGKNGLRIQSVIDELGGEKIDIVLWDEDIKEFVKNSLNPAQVLAVEIVEEKKEDKENEKTDKELEKTEIAKVFVQEDQLSLAIGKKGQNSRLAARLCGIKIDINTVEADEIQE, encoded by the coding sequence GTGAAAGGTAAAGACCAAAAAATATTTTTGGAAGCGCTTGACGAATTAGAAAAAGAAAAAGGGATTTTAAAAGAAGAATTGTTTGAAACAATTGAAACAGCGCTTCTTGCAGCGTATAAAAAAAATTATGGGGAAAGAGATAATGTTAAAGTTACAATAAATAGAAATAGTGGAGATGTGAAAGTATTTTCACAAAAAAAAATTGTGGAAGTTGTGGAAAATCCAGATGATGAAATAAGTTTGGAAGATGCGGTTTCATTGAAAAAAAGATCGAAATTAGGCGATATTTTAGATTTGGAAATCAATGCAGAAAACTTTAAAAGAAATGCGATTCAAAATGCAAAACAAATTGTTGTGCAAAAAGTCAGAGAATGTGAAAAAAGAAATATCTTTAACAGATTCAAGGAAATTGAAAACACAATTGTACCTGCAAATGTTAGAAAAACTGATGAAAAAGGTAACTTGTATGTTGATATCAATGGACTTGAAGCGATTATTCCAGCAAAAGAGCTGTCGGCATCAGATTCTTTTAAACAAGGGGATAGAATAAAAGTTTTTGTTGGAGAAGTTGAAGAAAATACGAAATTTACAAAAACATTTATTTCAAGAAAATCTGAAGAACTTTTAAGAGGACTGTTAAAACTTGAAATTCCTGAAATTGAAGAAGGGATTATCGAAATAAAAAATATTGCCAGAGAAGCTGGAAGCCGTGCTAAGGTGGCAGTTTACTCAAATGACGAAAACCTTGATGTAAAAGGGGCTTGTATTGGAAAAAATGGGCTTAGAATTCAAAGTGTCATTGACGAATTGGGCGGAGAAAAAATTGATATTGTACTTTGGGACGAAGATATTAAAGAATTTGTAAAAAATTCACTAAATCCTGCACAAGTTTTAGCAGTAGAAATTGTTGAAGAGAAAAAAGAAGATAAAGAAAATGAAAAAACTGATAAAGAGCTTGAAAAAACAGAAATTGCAAAAGTGTTTGTACAAGAAGATCAACTTTCTCTTGCAATCGGTAAAAAAGGTCAAAATTCAAGACTTGCAGCTAGACTTTGCGGAATAAAAATTGATATTAATACCGTAGAAGCGGATGAAATACAAGAATAA
- a CDS encoding MetQ/NlpA family ABC transporter substrate-binding protein — protein sequence MKKILALLVALALFVVSCGKGEKLKVGATPVPHGEFLKLVKDDLKKQGVDLEIVQFNDYILPNKALADKSIDANFFQHVPYMEDFAKRNNIPLVSVGNVHLEPMALYSKKIKNIKDLKPNDTLIIPNDPTNGGRALILLDKAGIIKLKDNKKLDSTTKDIASNPKKIKIVTLSNEQIAPRLVEVAGAIINSNFAINAGVTKNEIILQEDKNSPYANVVTVLKGNENDPRIQKLMKALQSEKVKKYIEEKYEGRIIPAF from the coding sequence ATGAAAAAAATATTAGCATTGTTAGTTGCGCTTGCACTATTTGTGGTGTCTTGCGGAAAAGGGGAAAAATTGAAAGTTGGAGCGACTCCAGTTCCACATGGAGAGTTCCTAAAATTAGTAAAAGATGATTTGAAAAAACAAGGAGTTGATTTGGAAATTGTGCAATTTAACGATTATATCTTGCCAAATAAAGCTCTTGCGGATAAAAGTATAGACGCAAACTTTTTCCAACATGTTCCATATATGGAAGATTTTGCGAAAAGAAATAATATTCCTTTAGTTTCAGTTGGAAATGTGCATTTAGAACCAATGGCGCTTTATTCTAAAAAAATTAAAAATATAAAAGATTTGAAACCGAATGACACATTAATTATTCCAAATGATCCGACAAACGGTGGAAGAGCTTTAATTTTGCTTGATAAAGCTGGAATTATAAAATTGAAAGATAATAAAAAATTGGATTCTACAACTAAAGATATAGCAAGCAATCCTAAAAAAATTAAAATTGTAACTTTGTCAAATGAACAAATTGCACCAAGATTAGTTGAAGTTGCAGGAGCAATCATTAATTCAAACTTTGCAATTAATGCGGGAGTTACTAAAAACGAAATTATTTTGCAGGAAGATAAAAATTCGCCTTATGCAAATGTTGTAACTGTTCTAAAAGGTAATGAAAATGACCCTAGAATACAAAAATTGATGAAAGCGTTGCAAAGTGAAAAAGTTAAAAAATACATCGAAGAAAAATATGAAGGAAGAATTATTCCAGCATTTTAG
- a CDS encoding DHHA1 domain-containing protein, producing MLEPCDFSRGRFRKSRSWHSGVVGVVCSRISIKYNIPVILVSIKNGYGKASCRSIEGINIFDMLKEISTKLERFGGHDLAAGFLVSEKYLLEVERYLRQKLVRKNREDVEKVLNVDSWLNIKSINKKKLCDINRLAPFGLDNLEPNFIDTEVEFIKISKFGIDNRHFKGFVKKNDRIISVIGYNLGHKLKTKNENKRKYRVIYTPIFKSVHSDLYIELRIKDFI from the coding sequence ATTTTAGAACCCTGCGACTTTAGTCGTGGGAGGTTCAGGAAAAGTAGAAGTTGGCATTCTGGCGTTGTTGGCGTTGTTTGTTCAAGAATTTCTATAAAATATAACATACCTGTGATTCTGGTTTCAATAAAAAATGGGTATGGGAAGGCGTCTTGCCGAAGTATTGAAGGAATTAATATTTTTGATATGTTAAAAGAAATTTCTACAAAGTTGGAGCGGTTTGGAGGGCATGATTTGGCGGCTGGATTTTTGGTTTCGGAAAAATATCTTCTTGAAGTGGAGAGATATTTGCGGCAAAAACTGGTCAGAAAAAATCGGGAAGATGTGGAAAAAGTTTTAAATGTGGATTCTTGGCTAAATATTAAAAGTATTAATAAGAAAAAATTGTGCGATATAAATAGACTTGCTCCATTTGGTCTGGACAATTTAGAGCCAAACTTCATAGACACGGAAGTCGAATTTATAAAAATTTCAAAATTTGGAATAGATAATCGGCACTTTAAAGGGTTTGTAAAAAAAAATGATAGAATTATTTCTGTAATTGGATATAATTTGGGACATAAATTAAAAACTAAAAACGAAAATAAAAGAAAGTACCGAGTTATTTATACGCCGATATTTAAGTCAGTTCATTCTGATTTGTATATCGAACTTAGAATAAAAGATTTTATTTAA
- a CDS encoding DHH family phosphoesterase codes for MKWELKKYDIKYLTKKSSEFGESKLITRLLLNRGIDTRKKVEKFLNTSENDLLDPFLFENMEKVVERIKLAKLKKEKIVIYGDYDVDGISGVAYLVIMLRKLGLNVDYYIPNRVHEGFGINRSTINFLKRRDTKLFITVDISINSREEITLLKKNGIDIIVTDHHRQTTVCDEMEILTINPKISKSYPNKYLSGSGVAFKVACAIYERLGMSKKILYDYLDIVMIGTVADVVPMVNENRFIIKKGLNNIKKTKIKGLKYIINYLKINPKNITTSDIGFLIAPIFNALGRIDNSKIVVNFFIQEDDFKLISIIEEMKRANKIRRYLENEIYNEIEEKIQRLNRPKYIFIK; via the coding sequence ATGAAATGGGAATTGAAAAAATATGATATAAAATATTTGACAAAAAAAAGTTCAGAATTTGGCGAAAGTAAGCTGATTACTAGACTTTTGTTAAACAGAGGCATAGATACACGAAAAAAAGTTGAAAAATTTTTAAATACGAGTGAAAATGACTTATTAGATCCATTTTTGTTTGAAAATATGGAAAAAGTTGTTGAAAGAATAAAATTAGCAAAATTGAAAAAAGAGAAAATTGTAATTTATGGAGATTATGATGTAGATGGCATTTCAGGAGTTGCATATTTGGTTATTATGCTAAGAAAATTGGGATTGAATGTTGATTATTACATTCCAAATCGTGTGCATGAAGGTTTTGGAATAAATAGATCTACAATAAATTTTTTGAAGCGAAGAGATACAAAATTATTTATAACAGTTGACATTTCTATAAATAGCCGTGAAGAAATAACACTGTTAAAAAAGAATGGAATTGACATAATCGTAACCGATCATCACAGACAGACAACAGTTTGTGATGAAATGGAAATTTTAACGATTAATCCTAAAATAAGTAAAAGTTATCCAAATAAATATTTATCTGGATCTGGAGTCGCATTTAAAGTGGCTTGTGCTATTTATGAGAGACTTGGAATGAGTAAAAAAATACTTTACGATTATTTGGATATTGTTATGATTGGGACGGTTGCAGATGTAGTTCCGATGGTCAATGAAAATAGATTTATTATAAAAAAAGGATTAAATAATATAAAAAAAACAAAAATAAAAGGTTTAAAGTATATTATTAATTATTTGAAAATAAATCCGAAAAATATTACGACAAGTGATATTGGATTTTTGATTGCACCAATTTTTAATGCTCTTGGAAGAATTGATAACTCAAAAATTGTAGTAAACTTTTTTATTCAGGAAGATGATTTTAAATTGATTTCCATTATTGAAGAAATGAAAAGAGCTAATAAAATACGGCGTTATTTAGAAAATGAAATTTACAATGAAATTGAAGAAAAAATACAAAGGTTAAATAGACCAAAATATATTTTTATTAAATAG
- the infB gene encoding translation initiation factor IF-2: MKKVHELAKEMGYIGTAKFIEDIAKVGVNKKHHMNVVTTEEEQLIKKNLAKDKKIEEKLEKKETVQKNEQNLKENQKKMEMKVNLSNQNNMDKNLNKQNKENKNFGNRDNRENNKNNKENRNFRENDRNSDNKNFRKDRSFNRENNRDNKDNRNFGNRENRDSRDNRNFRDNDRNSDNKNFRKDRSFNRKNNRDNKDNRNFGNRENRDSRDNRNFRDNDRNSDNKNFRKDRPFNRENNRDNKDNRNFGNRENRDSRDNRNFRDNDRNSDNKNFRDNDRNSDNKNFRKDRPFNRENNRDNRDNRNFGAKKEIQNDIIATPVAEKGKNIGKGKGKFEKKKYEKNRRDREEKELRSDFRRDDKKKKKNKKQEKVVKDEIVRIEGESIGMITIGEEIVIKDLAEKLGINISDIIKKFFMEGKMLTANAILTFEEAEEVALDYDVIVEKEEVEEVSYGEKYHLETEDSEKDLVTRAPVITIMGHVDHGKTSLLDALRHTNVIEGEAGGITQKIGAYQVNWKGQKITFIDTPGHEAFTEMRARGANITDISILIVAADDGVKPQTVEAISHAKEAGVPIIVAINKIDKSGADPIKVRTELTEYGLMSPEWGGTTEFVEISAKKKINLEELLETILITAELEELKANPKKRPKAVVVESRLDPKMGAVADVLVQEGTLKIGDIFVAGEAHGRVRSMVDDRGKKINKALISQPVEITGFNVVPNAGDILYGVESDKHAKKIVEDFIREKKVNDQNKKKHISLESLSQELEEQELKELKCIIRADSKGSVEALRESLEKLNNEKVVVNIIQGSAGAVTEGDVKLAEASNAIIIAFGVRPTTPARIIAEKVGVEIRNYNVIYHATEEIEKAMNGMLDPEYKEVYFGRIEVKQVFKVSNVGNIAGAIVVDGKVTKDSKIRVIRDGIIIFDGELGSLKRFKDDVKEVVTGQECGIGIQDFNDIKSGDIIESYILEEIPR, from the coding sequence ATGAAAAAAGTACACGAATTGGCAAAAGAGATGGGCTACATTGGAACTGCAAAATTTATTGAAGATATTGCTAAAGTGGGAGTTAATAAAAAACATCATATGAATGTTGTGACAACTGAAGAAGAACAGCTCATAAAGAAAAATTTAGCAAAAGATAAAAAAATAGAAGAAAAACTTGAAAAAAAAGAAACCGTGCAGAAAAATGAACAAAATCTTAAAGAAAATCAAAAGAAAATGGAGATGAAAGTTAATTTGAGCAACCAAAATAATATGGATAAAAATTTGAATAAACAAAATAAAGAGAATAAAAATTTCGGAAATAGAGATAACAGAGAAAATAATAAAAACAATAAAGAAAACAGAAATTTTAGAGAAAACGACAGAAATTCTGATAATAAAAACTTTAGAAAAGACAGATCGTTTAATAGAGAAAATAACAGAGACAACAAAGACAACAGAAATTTTGGAAATAGAGAAAATAGAGATAGCAGAGATAATAGAAATTTTAGAGATAATGACAGAAATTCTGACAATAAAAACTTTAGAAAAGACAGATCGTTTAATAGAAAAAATAACAGAGATAATAAAGACAACAGAAATTTTGGAAATAGAGAAAATAGAGATAGCAGAGATAATAGAAATTTTAGAGATAATGACAGAAATTCTGATAATAAAAATTTTAGAAAAGATAGACCGTTTAATAGAGAAAATAATAGGGATAACAAAGACAACAGAAATTTTGGAAATAGAGAAAACAGAGATAGCAGAGATAATAGAAATTTTAGAGATAATGATAGAAATTCTGACAATAAAAATTTTAGAGATAATGATAGAAATTCTGACAATAAAAATTTTAGAAAAGACAGACCGTTTAATAGAGAAAATAATAGGGATAATAGAGACAACAGAAATTTCGGTGCGAAAAAAGAAATTCAGAATGACATCATAGCTACACCTGTCGCTGAAAAAGGGAAAAATATCGGAAAAGGTAAAGGAAAATTTGAAAAGAAAAAATATGAAAAAAATAGAAGAGATAGAGAAGAAAAAGAACTTCGTTCAGATTTTAGAAGAGATGATAAAAAGAAAAAGAAAAATAAAAAACAGGAAAAAGTTGTAAAAGATGAAATTGTGAGAATTGAAGGAGAATCTATTGGAATGATAACTATTGGAGAAGAAATAGTTATTAAAGATTTGGCTGAAAAATTAGGAATTAATATTTCAGACATAATTAAAAAATTCTTTATGGAAGGTAAAATGCTTACTGCAAATGCAATTTTAACTTTTGAAGAAGCTGAAGAAGTGGCGCTTGACTATGATGTAATTGTGGAAAAAGAAGAAGTTGAGGAAGTTAGTTACGGTGAAAAATATCACTTGGAAACTGAGGACAGTGAAAAAGATTTGGTTACAAGAGCACCTGTAATTACTATAATGGGACATGTCGATCATGGAAAAACTTCACTGCTTGATGCACTTAGACATACAAATGTGATTGAAGGAGAAGCTGGAGGAATCACTCAAAAAATTGGTGCTTATCAAGTAAACTGGAAAGGTCAGAAAATAACATTTATTGACACTCCTGGACACGAAGCGTTTACTGAAATGAGAGCTCGTGGAGCAAATATTACAGATATTTCAATTTTGATTGTAGCGGCGGACGACGGAGTTAAACCTCAAACTGTGGAAGCAATTTCCCACGCCAAAGAAGCTGGAGTACCTATAATTGTTGCAATTAATAAAATTGATAAGTCAGGTGCGGATCCGATAAAAGTTAGAACTGAGTTGACAGAATATGGACTTATGTCGCCTGAATGGGGTGGAACTACAGAGTTTGTAGAAATTTCAGCTAAGAAAAAAATTAACTTGGAAGAACTTTTGGAAACAATTTTGATTACGGCTGAATTAGAAGAGTTAAAAGCAAATCCTAAGAAAAGACCAAAGGCAGTTGTCGTAGAGTCGAGATTAGATCCGAAAATGGGAGCAGTTGCCGATGTTTTAGTACAAGAAGGAACGCTTAAAATAGGAGATATTTTTGTTGCGGGAGAAGCACACGGAAGAGTTCGTTCGATGGTTGACGACAGAGGTAAGAAGATTAACAAAGCTCTAATTTCTCAACCAGTTGAAATTACTGGATTTAATGTTGTTCCAAATGCTGGAGACATTTTGTATGGTGTGGAAAGTGATAAACATGCTAAGAAAATAGTTGAAGATTTCATCCGTGAGAAAAAAGTTAATGATCAGAACAAGAAAAAACACATTTCACTTGAAAGTTTGTCTCAGGAATTGGAAGAGCAGGAATTAAAAGAGTTGAAATGTATTATAAGAGCGGATTCCAAAGGGTCTGTTGAAGCGTTGAGAGAGTCGCTTGAAAAATTGAATAATGAAAAAGTTGTTGTAAATATAATTCAAGGAAGTGCTGGAGCGGTAACAGAAGGGGATGTGAAACTTGCCGAAGCGTCAAATGCGATAATTATTGCATTTGGAGTAAGACCAACTACACCAGCTAGAATTATTGCAGAAAAAGTTGGAGTGGAAATTAGAAACTACAATGTAATTTATCATGCAACAGAAGAAATCGAAAAAGCGATGAACGGAATGCTTGATCCCGAATATAAAGAAGTATATTTTGGAAGAATTGAAGTTAAACAGGTGTTTAAAGTGTCAAATGTTGGAAATATTGCTGGAGCAATTGTTGTTGACGGAAAAGTTACAAAAGATTCTAAAATTCGTGTGATTCGTGACGGAATAATCATTTTTGATGGAGAATTAGGTTCACTTAAGAGATTCAAAGATGATGTGAAAGAAGTTGTGACTGGACAAGAGTGTGGAATTGGTATACAGGACTTTAACGATATAAAATCTGGAGATATTATTGAATCATATATTTTGGAAGAAATTCCTAGATAA
- the rbfA gene encoding 30S ribosome-binding factor RbfA has translation MNERRRQGLEKEISRIVGMMLLTDIENEKIKNLVSIHKVELTKDGRYLDLTFSILDLKNNVNKEKIEADLNKLKGFFRKKIGSHLSIRFVPEVRIHMDNSVEYGVKISSILNDIKKN, from the coding sequence ATGAATGAGAGAAGAAGACAAGGTCTTGAAAAAGAAATTTCAAGAATTGTTGGAATGATGCTTTTGACAGATATTGAAAATGAAAAGATAAAAAATCTTGTGTCGATTCATAAAGTTGAGTTGACAAAAGATGGTCGTTATCTGGATTTGACTTTTTCTATATTGGATTTGAAAAATAATGTAAATAAAGAAAAAATCGAAGCGGATTTGAATAAGTTAAAAGGTTTTTTTAGAAAAAAAATTGGTTCACATCTTTCGATAAGATTTGTTCCAGAAGTGAGAATCCATATGGATAACAGCGTTGAGTATGGAGTAAAAATATCATCAATATTAAATGATATTAAAAAAAATTAA